The genomic interval ATCGTCGAGCTGGACGGCGGGGTCGACTACCGCTCCTGCAGCGGCCGCGATTGGGGCCAGTATCACTGGCCGGAGTCGCCGCAAAGCCTGCAGGACTGGCGCCACGCGCTGGGCCTGGGCGTGCCGGCGGCGTCGCTCGCGGTCAACCGGCTGAACCTGCAGCCGCTCGGCCAGGACGCGCGCAGCCTCTGGCTGGACTTCGCCGCGCTGTTCCCGGTGCCGTCCTCGACCCGCGACTACCTCTGGCTCTGCGAGCGCTTCGAGCGCATCGCCATCAGCGGGCTGCCCTGTCTGGACCGGCACTCGCCGGACGTCCGGCAGCGCTTCCTGAACTTCGTCGACATCGCCTACGACGCCGGCGTCGAGCTGCTGCTGAGCAGCCGGACGAGCCTGGATGACCTCTGCCGCGAGCGGGCCCACGAGGACTTCGCGCGCACCCGCAGCCGTCTGGCCCAGCTACGGCCGCGACGGCTGGAGGAGTTCTGAAGCGGCGCCGGGCGGTCAATTGTGATCGCCCGGCCACTGGCCGATAATCGAGCACGCCGCCTTCGCCCCCTTTTGCCATCGTTCCGGGGCGAGCCAGTCAAGGAGACCCCATGAGTGAGTCGCGTCAGGCCGTGCCCACCCTCGCGCCGCCGCCCTACATTTCCCCTGCCAAGCGCATCGAGGCTCTGAGCGGCGACCCGAATTTCATGACCTCCCTGGCCCGCGGCCTGGCGGTGATCGGCGCCTTCCAGGAGCGCAAGCGCCACCTGACCATCGCCCAGATCAGCCACCGTACCGAGATCCCTCGGGCCGCCGTGCGTCGCTGCCTGCACACCCTGATGAAACTCGGCTTCGCCACCACCGACGGGCGCACCTACTCGCTGACGCCCAAGGTGCTGACCCTCGGTCACGCCTACCTGTCCTCCACGCCGCTGGCGGTGTCCGCGCAGCCCTATCTCGACCGCATCAGCGAGCAGCTGCACGAGGCCTGCAACCTGGCCACCCTGGAAGGCGAGGAGGTGCTCTACATCGCCCGCTCGGCGATTCCCCAGCGGCTGATTTCGGTCGACCTCAGCGTCGGCAGCCGGCTGCCGGCCTACTGCACCTCGATGGGCCGCGTGCTGCTCGCCGCACTGGACGACGTCAGCCTGCAGGAATACCTGGAGCACGCCGACCTGCTGCCCAAGACCAGCCGCACCCTGCACACCCGCGAGGCGCTCTGGGAATGCCTGCAGCAGGTGCGCCGGCAGGGCTGGTGCATCGTCGACCAGGAGCTGGAGCAGGGTCTGCGTTCGCTGACGGTGCCGATCCAGGATTCCTCGGGACGGGTGCTGGCGGCGATGAACGTCAGCACCCACGCCGGACGGGTGTCCATCGCCGAGCTGGAAAAGCACTACCTGCCGATCATGCTGGCGGCCAGTCGCGAACTGAGCGCCCAGCTGTTCGCCTGAGCGGAGCGCCCGGCCACGGGGCGTGCAATCCTGCGTCCCGGGTGCTGCCGGCGTCTTCCCGGCCGCTCGATAGTGTCCTCACAAGTCGTTCGATAAACGAACGGATTGGCGATTATCGGATTGTTCCGTTCCGCTCTTGTCCGTAATTTGGCTGCAAACCACATCCGGCGCAGCCGATCCTCCGACAAGAGCACGTACGAAATGGCCGAAATCCTCACCCTGCGTGAAGCGGTACAGCGCTTCGTCAACGATGGCGACACCGTCGCCCTCGAAGGCTTCACCCACCTGATTCCCACCGCCGCCGCCCATGAGCTGATCCGCCAGGGCAGGAAGGACCTGACCCTGGTGCGCATGACCCCCGACCTGGTCTACGACCTGCTGATCGGCGCCGGCTGCGCCAGGAAGCTGATCTTCTCCTGGGGCGGCAACCCCGGCGTGGGGTCCCTGCATCGCCTGCGCGACGCGGTGGAGAAGGGCTGGCCGCAGCCGCTGGAGATCGAGGAGCACAGCCACGCCGACCTGGCCAACGCCTACGTGGCCGGCGCCTCCGGCCTGCCGTTCGCGGTGCTGCGCGCCTACGCCGGCTCCGACCTGCCGAAGGTCAACCCGCTGATCAGGAGCGTCACCTGCCCGTTCACCGGCGAGGTGCTGGCCGCGGTGCCCTCGGTGCGCCCGGACGTCACCGTGATCCACGCGCAGAAGGCCGACCGCAAGGGCAACGTGCTGATCCAGGGCATCCTCGGCGTGCAGAAGGAGGCCGCGCTGGCCGCCAAACGCTGCATCGTCACCGTCGAGGAGATCGTCGACGACCTCAAGGCGCCGATGAACGCCTGCGTCCTGCCGACCTGGGCGCTGAGCGCGGTCTGCCTGGTGCCCGGCGGCGCCCATCCGTCCTACGCCCACGGCTACTACGAGCGCGACAACCGCTTCTACCAGGACTGGGACCCGATCGCCCGCAGCCGCGAGGGCTTCACCGCCTGGATCGACGCGTTCATCCGCGGCACCGCCGACTTTTCCGAGTACCAGGCCAAGCTGGCCGCCCAGGAGGCCAAATGATGACTTACTCCACCAATGAAATGATGACCGTCGCCGCCGCCCGCCGCCTGGGCAACGGCAGCGTCTGCTTCGTCGGCATCGGCCTGCCGTCCAAGGCCGCCAACCTGGCGCGCCTGACCCACGCCCCGGACGTGGTGTTGATCTACGAATCCGGCCCGATCGGCGCCAAGCCCTCGGTGCTGCCGCTGTCGATCGGCGACGGCGAGCTGGCCGAAACCGCCGACACCGTGGTGCCCACCGGCGAGATCTTCCGCTACTGGCTGCAGGGCGGGCGCATCGACGTCGGCTTCCTCGGCGCCGCCCAGGTCGACAAGTACGGCAACATCAACACCACGGTGATCGGCGACTACCACAAGCCCAAGGTGCGCCTGCCGGGCGCCGGCGGCGCGCCGGAGATCGCCGGCAGCGCGAAGAAGGTGCTGATCATCCTCAAGCAATCGCACCGCACCTTCGTCGACAAGCTGGCCTTCATCACCTCGGTCGGCTTTGGGGAGGGCGGCGATCACCGCAAGCAGCTCGGCCTGCCCGGTGCGGGACCGGTGGCGATCATCACCGACCTGTGCATCATGGAGCCGGAAGCCGGCACCCACGAGTTCATCGTCACTTCCCTGCACCCGGGCGTGACCCGCGAGCAGGTGGTCGAGAACACCGGCTGGGCGATCCGCTTCGCCGATAAGGTGGCGGTCACCGAGGCGCCGAACGCGACCGAACTGGCCGCCCTGCGCGAGCTGGAAGCCCGCACCGCCGCCACCCACGGGCAGGCCGGAGGTGAAGAATGAGCCGCGACGTCTTCATCTGCGATGCCGTGCGCACGCCCATCGGCCGCTTCGGCGGCGGCCTGGCCGGCGTGCGCGCCGACGACCTGGCCGCCGTCCCGCTGAAGGCGCTGCTGGCGCGCAACCCGCAACTCGATCCGGCCGCCGTCGACGAGGTGTTCCTGGGCTGCGCCAACCAGGCCGGCGAGGACAACCGCAACGTGGCGCGCATGGCGCTG from Azotobacter salinestris carries:
- a CDS encoding CoA-transferase subunit beta produces the protein MMTYSTNEMMTVAAARRLGNGSVCFVGIGLPSKAANLARLTHAPDVVLIYESGPIGAKPSVLPLSIGDGELAETADTVVPTGEIFRYWLQGGRIDVGFLGAAQVDKYGNINTTVIGDYHKPKVRLPGAGGAPEIAGSAKKVLIILKQSHRTFVDKLAFITSVGFGEGGDHRKQLGLPGAGPVAIITDLCIMEPEAGTHEFIVTSLHPGVTREQVVENTGWAIRFADKVAVTEAPNATELAALRELEARTAATHGQAGGEE
- a CDS encoding CoA transferase subunit A; translated protein: MAEILTLREAVQRFVNDGDTVALEGFTHLIPTAAAHELIRQGRKDLTLVRMTPDLVYDLLIGAGCARKLIFSWGGNPGVGSLHRLRDAVEKGWPQPLEIEEHSHADLANAYVAGASGLPFAVLRAYAGSDLPKVNPLIRSVTCPFTGEVLAAVPSVRPDVTVIHAQKADRKGNVLIQGILGVQKEAALAAKRCIVTVEEIVDDLKAPMNACVLPTWALSAVCLVPGGAHPSYAHGYYERDNRFYQDWDPIARSREGFTAWIDAFIRGTADFSEYQAKLAAQEAK
- a CDS encoding IclR family transcriptional regulator, whose amino-acid sequence is MSESRQAVPTLAPPPYISPAKRIEALSGDPNFMTSLARGLAVIGAFQERKRHLTIAQISHRTEIPRAAVRRCLHTLMKLGFATTDGRTYSLTPKVLTLGHAYLSSTPLAVSAQPYLDRISEQLHEACNLATLEGEEVLYIARSAIPQRLISVDLSVGSRLPAYCTSMGRVLLAALDDVSLQEYLEHADLLPKTSRTLHTREALWECLQQVRRQGWCIVDQELEQGLRSLTVPIQDSSGRVLAAMNVSTHAGRVSIAELEKHYLPIMLAASRELSAQLFA